The following proteins are co-located in the Manihot esculenta cultivar AM560-2 chromosome 9, M.esculenta_v8, whole genome shotgun sequence genome:
- the LOC110622409 gene encoding probable galacturonosyltransferase 3 isoform X2 has product MMERALVQVYVLSFLEGAQLIKDQDTFSGARLGNPLDEKDIDIIATYSGTSGDIKIKRVKMKDLSASWVLENPIDKGHDKPKASSTSKDSFQSVPKLQDNVEHSGNQQPPNLATSPVRLQRRLLRQRRRDLRTALLARQDEEADNQTRAAAIKQSESLDTTVKGKYSIWRRDYENPHSDSMLKLMRDQIIMAKAYANIAKSNNETSLYDLLMEHSRESRHAIREATSDAELHPSALTRAKAMGHVLSIAKDRLYECPTMLLKLRAMLQSSEENVNALKKKSAFLIQLAAKTIPKPLHCLPLRLAADYFLLGYQNREYPNKEKLEDPSLYHYAIFSDNVLATSVVVNSTVLHAIDPGKHVFHIVTDKLNFAAMKMWYLVNPPAKATVHVQNIDDFKWLNSSYCSVLRQLESARVKEYYFKANHPSSLTAGSDNLKYRNPKYLSMLNHLRFYLPEVYPKLDKILFLDDDIVVQKDLTPLWSVDLKGMVNGAVETCKESFHRFDKYLNFSNPKIFENFSPNACGWAFGMNIFDLKEWRRQNITGIYHHWQDLNEDRTLWKLGTLPPGLITFYNLTCPLDRRWHALGLGYDPALNQTEIEDAGVVHYNGNYKPWLDLAITKYKSYWSKYVKYDNPYLQLCNVRE; this is encoded by the exons ATGATGGAAAG GGCTTTGGTTCAAGTGTATGTGTTATCATTTTTAGAAGGTGCACAGCTTATAAAG GATCAGGATACATTTTCTGGTGCTAGACTTGGAAATCCTCTGGATGAAAAG GACATTGACATAATTGCAACATATAGTGGCACTTCCGGTGATATTAAGATTAAGAGGGTGAAAATGAAGGACTTGTCTGCTTCCTGGGTTTTGGAAAATCCCATAGATAAAGGCCATGATAAGCCAAAGGCTTCCTCG ACATCAAAGGACTCATTTCAATCtgttcccaaacttcaagatAATGTCGAGCATTCTGGGAATCAACAACCTCCTAATTTAGCAACAAGTCCAGTGAGGCTGCAGCGTCGG CTATTGAGGCAAAGAAGGAGGGATCTTCGAACTGCATTGCTAGCTCGGCAAGATGAAGAAGCGGACAACCAGACAAGAGCAGCAGCAATAAAACAATCTGAAAGCTTGGACACCACTGTCAAGGGAAAGTACAGTATATGGAGAAGAGACTATGAGAATCCACATTCTGATTCTATGTTGAAACTAATGCGGGATCAGATTATTATGGCTAAAGCATATGCAAATATAGCCAAATCTAATAATGAAACCAGCCTTTATGACTTGCTTATGGAACATTCTAGAGAAAGTCGACATGCTATTCGAGAAGCTACATCAGATGCTGAGCTTCACCCTAG TGCACTTACTCGAGCAAAAGCAATGGGTCATGTGCTCTCTATAGCAAAGGATAGATTGTATGAATGTCCTACTATGTTGCTGAAGTTACGTGCTATGCTTCAGTCAAGTGAAGAGAATGTAAATGCTCTGAAGAAGAAGAGTGCCTTCTTGATTCAACTAGCTGCAAAAACAATTCCAAAACCATTGCATTGTCTTCCTTTGCGGCTTGCTGCTGACTATTTTTTGCTCGGTTATCAAAATAGAGAGTATCCAAACAAAGAAAAGCTTGAGGATCCTTCTCTTTATCACTATGCCATCTTTTCTGATAATGTACTAGCAACATCTGTGGTGGTTAATTCCACAGTGCTTCATGCAATAGATCCTGGAAAACATGTTTTCCATATAGTCACAGATAAATTGAACTTTGCAGCAATGAAAATGTGGTATCTTGTCAACCCCCCTGCAAAAGCAACAGTACATGTTCAGAATATTGATGATTTCAAGTGGTTGAATTCCTCGTACTGTTCTGTTCTACGTCAGCTTGAATCTGCCAGGGTTAAAGAATACTACTTCAAGGCAAATCATCCTTCCTCCCTCACTGCTGGGTCTGATAATCTCAAGTACAGGAATCCCAAATATTTGTCTATGCTGAATCATCTTAGATTCTACCTCCCTGAAGTTTATCCAAAGCTAGATAAGATCCTTTTTTTGGATGACGATATTGTGGTTCAGAAGGATTTGACGCCGCTTTGGTCTGTTGATCTGAAGGGGATGGTGAATGGTGCAGTGGAGACTTGTAAGGAGAGCTTTCATAGATTTGATAAATATCTCAATTTTTCTAATCCAAAGATCTTTGAGAATTTCAGCCCAAATGCTTGTGGTTGGGCATTTGGAATGAACATTTTTGACTTGAAGGAGTGGAGAAGACAAAATATCACCGGAATATATCATCATTGGCAAGATCTG AATGAGGATAGAACTCTTTGGAAGTTGGGAACATTGCCTCCAGGATTGATCACTTTCTATAATCTAACCTGTCCGTTGGATCGTCGCTGGCATGCCCTGGGACTTGGTTATGACCCAGCCCTTAACCAAACTGAGATTGAAGATGCAGGTGTAGTTCATTACAATGGAAATTACAAGCCTTGGTTGGATTTGGCTATCACCAAGTACAAGTCTTACTGGTCTAAATATGTAAAGTATGATAACCCTTATCTCCAACTTTGCAACGTTAGAGAATGA
- the LOC110623041 gene encoding protein NRT1/ PTR FAMILY 3.1, translated as MLSDSSFTCHTKQQEMAENAEEKERNSIKDGDKSKKKKKLGGIKTMPFILANEICDRFAATGFHANMITYLTQQLNLPLVKASNTLTNFGGTASFTPLIGALIADSFAGRFWTIIVGSIIYELGMISITVSAVFPSLRPPPCPSQLNCKEASSSQLWVLYISLLLTSLGTGGIRPCVVTFAADQIDMTKSSVASRGWNFFNWYYFSMGMATLTALTIVVYVQDNVGWGWGLGIPTIAMALSIVAFVFGSPLYVKLKPGGSPFVRLTQVIVVAVKKRKLVAPHDPAMLYQNKELDAAISVNGRLLHTNQFKWLDKAAIVTDDEKTGSKTPNLWRLATVHRVEELKSLIRMLPIWAAGILLVTASSHQHSFVIQQAFSMDRRLSHSFEIPPASLSIFSVLTMLTGIVLYERLFVPFARRFTGNPSGITCLQRMGIGFFINIIATIVSALVEMKRKEAAAHHNLLDDPKAIIPISVFWLVPQFCLHGVAEVFMSVGHLEFLYDQSPESMRSTAAALFWIANSLGNYIGTLIVTLVHNYTGQNNNWLPDRNLNRGRLDYYYWLVTGIQVVNLVYYIICAWIYTYKPLEEAIEEDGKTTNEEMQITCKLENEHGDREVELGMSTNEMVKIV; from the exons CAAATGAAATATGTGACAGATTCGCAGCCACTGGATTCCATGCTAATATGATAACGTATTTGACACAGCAGCTGAACTTGCCGCTGGTCAAGGCCTCTAATACTCTCACCAACTTCGGTGGAACGGCTAGCTTCACTCCTCTTATTGGTGCTTTAATCGCCGATTCTTTCGCCGGCCGGTTTTGGACCATCATCGTCGGTTCCATCATCTATGAACTG GGAATGATCAGCATCACCGTATCAGCAGTATTCCCATCACTGCGTCCTCCGCCATGTCCATCTCAACTGAACTGCAAAGAAGCCTCAAGTTCACAATTATGGGTCCTTTATATATCGCTTCTCCTCACATCCCTTGGCACAGGTGGAATTAGGCCATGTGTGGTCACATTTGCTGCAGACCAAATTGACATGACCAAATCAAGTGTTGCTTCTCGTGGCTGGAATTTTTTCAACTGGTACTACTTCAGTATGGGAATGGCAACTTTGACTGCCTTGACCATTGTTGTTTATGTGCAAGATAATGTGGGTTGGGGTTGGGGTCTTGGAATCCCAACCATTGCCATGGCTTTGTCCATTGTAGCTTTTGTATTTGGTTCTCCACTTTACGTCAAATTAAAACCAGGTGGAAGCCCTTTCGTTAGATTGACTCAAGTGATTGTCGTTGCTGTGAAGAAGAGAAAATTGGTGGCGCCTCATGACCCCGCTATGTTATACCAGAATAAAGAGCTTGATGCTGCTATTTCTGTCAATGGAAGGCTTTTACACACCAATCAATTcaa GTGGCTCGACAAAGCTGCTATAGTAACAGATGATGAGAAAACAGGTTCAAAGACACCAAATCTTTGGAGACTAGCCACAGTCCACCGAGTCGAGGAGCTAAAATCGCTTATTAGAATGCTACCAATTTGGGCTGCTGGGATCTTACTAGTAACAGCTTCTTCGCATCAGCACAGCTTTGTCATCCAGCAAGCTTTCTCGATGGATCGTCGATTGTCCCATTCCTTTGAAATTCCACCAGCTAGCCTATCCATCTTCAGCGTCCTCACGATGCTCACTGGGATTGTTTTATATGAACGCCTCTTCGTTCCCTTTGCTCGTCGCTTCACTGGAAACCCCTCAGGCATTACTTGTTTGCAGAGAATGGGCATAGGTTTCTTCATTAACATAATAGCAACTATTGTTTCAGCACTGgttgaaatgaaaagaaaagaagccgCAGCCCATCACAATTTACTGGATGATCCTAAAGCCATTATTCCAATAAGTGTGTTTTGGTTGGTTCCTCAGTTTTGCCTGCATGGAGTAGCAGAAGTTTTCATGTCCGTTGGGCACCTGGAATTCCTTTATGATCAATCACCAGAAAGCATGAGAAGCACAGCTGCAGCTCTCTTTTGGATAGCAAATTCCCTTGGAAATTACATAGGAACACTCATAGTGACACTAGTTCACAACTATACTGGCCAGAACAATAATTGGTTGCCTGATAGGAATCTGAACAGGGGAAGATTGGATTATTATTACTGGCTGGTCACAGGAATCCAAGTTGTAAATCTTGTTTATTACATAATATGTGCTTGGATTTATACATATAAACCCTTAGAAGAGGCCATTGAAGAAGATGGTAAAACAACTAATGAAGAGATGCAGATCACATGTAAACTGGAGAATGAACATGGGGATAGAGAGGTCGAGCTTGGAATGTCTACAAACGAGATGGTTAAGATTGTTTAG
- the LOC110623042 gene encoding calmodulin-7 encodes MADQLTDDQISEFKEAFSLFDKDGDGCITTKELGTVMRSLGQNPTEAELQDMINEVDADGNGTIDFPEFLNLMARKMKDTDSEEELKEAFRVFDKDQNGFISAAELRHVMTNLGEKLTDEEVDEMIREADVDGDGQINYEEFVKVMMAK; translated from the exons ATGGCAGATCAACTTACCGATGATCAGATCTCTGAGTTCAAGGAGGCATTCAGCTTGTTCGACAAAGATGGAGATG GTTGCATTACCACAAAGGAGCTTGGGACTGTGATGAGATCACTGGGACAGAACCCCACTGAGGCAGAGCTCCAGGACATGATTAATGAAGTTGATGCTGATGGGAATGGAACTATTGATTTCCCTGAGTTTCTCAATCTCATGGCTAGGAAGATGAAAGACACCGATTCCGAGGAGGAGCTGAAAGAGGCCTTTAGAGTTTTTGACAAGGATCAGAATGGTTTTATTTCTGCTGCTGAGCTCCGCCATGTGATGACAAACCTCGGTGAGAAGCTTACAGATGAAGAAGTTGATGAAATGATAAGGGAGGCAGATGTTGATGGTGATGGCCAGATAAATTACGAGGAATTTGTCAAAGTCATGATGGCAAAGTGA
- the LOC110622409 gene encoding probable galacturonosyltransferase 3 isoform X1: MESPTFSFWTLASMLPFSLVLFHVILIGVESSVNPPVQGELKAYQPLFDCEGHDGKDQDTFSGARLGNPLDEKDIDIIATYSGTSGDIKIKRVKMKDLSASWVLENPIDKGHDKPKASSTSKDSFQSVPKLQDNVEHSGNQQPPNLATSPVRLQRRLLRQRRRDLRTALLARQDEEADNQTRAAAIKQSESLDTTVKGKYSIWRRDYENPHSDSMLKLMRDQIIMAKAYANIAKSNNETSLYDLLMEHSRESRHAIREATSDAELHPSALTRAKAMGHVLSIAKDRLYECPTMLLKLRAMLQSSEENVNALKKKSAFLIQLAAKTIPKPLHCLPLRLAADYFLLGYQNREYPNKEKLEDPSLYHYAIFSDNVLATSVVVNSTVLHAIDPGKHVFHIVTDKLNFAAMKMWYLVNPPAKATVHVQNIDDFKWLNSSYCSVLRQLESARVKEYYFKANHPSSLTAGSDNLKYRNPKYLSMLNHLRFYLPEVYPKLDKILFLDDDIVVQKDLTPLWSVDLKGMVNGAVETCKESFHRFDKYLNFSNPKIFENFSPNACGWAFGMNIFDLKEWRRQNITGIYHHWQDLNEDRTLWKLGTLPPGLITFYNLTCPLDRRWHALGLGYDPALNQTEIEDAGVVHYNGNYKPWLDLAITKYKSYWSKYVKYDNPYLQLCNVRE; encoded by the exons ATGGAATCTCCTACTTTTTCATTCTGGACCTTGGCTTCTATGCTGCCCTTCTCACTG GTTCTTTTTCATGTTATTCTGATCGGGGTAGAGTCTTCAGTTAATCCTCCCGT TCAAGGAGAGCTAAAAGCATATCAGCCATTGTTTGATTGTGAAGGACATGATGGAAAG GATCAGGATACATTTTCTGGTGCTAGACTTGGAAATCCTCTGGATGAAAAG GACATTGACATAATTGCAACATATAGTGGCACTTCCGGTGATATTAAGATTAAGAGGGTGAAAATGAAGGACTTGTCTGCTTCCTGGGTTTTGGAAAATCCCATAGATAAAGGCCATGATAAGCCAAAGGCTTCCTCG ACATCAAAGGACTCATTTCAATCtgttcccaaacttcaagatAATGTCGAGCATTCTGGGAATCAACAACCTCCTAATTTAGCAACAAGTCCAGTGAGGCTGCAGCGTCGG CTATTGAGGCAAAGAAGGAGGGATCTTCGAACTGCATTGCTAGCTCGGCAAGATGAAGAAGCGGACAACCAGACAAGAGCAGCAGCAATAAAACAATCTGAAAGCTTGGACACCACTGTCAAGGGAAAGTACAGTATATGGAGAAGAGACTATGAGAATCCACATTCTGATTCTATGTTGAAACTAATGCGGGATCAGATTATTATGGCTAAAGCATATGCAAATATAGCCAAATCTAATAATGAAACCAGCCTTTATGACTTGCTTATGGAACATTCTAGAGAAAGTCGACATGCTATTCGAGAAGCTACATCAGATGCTGAGCTTCACCCTAG TGCACTTACTCGAGCAAAAGCAATGGGTCATGTGCTCTCTATAGCAAAGGATAGATTGTATGAATGTCCTACTATGTTGCTGAAGTTACGTGCTATGCTTCAGTCAAGTGAAGAGAATGTAAATGCTCTGAAGAAGAAGAGTGCCTTCTTGATTCAACTAGCTGCAAAAACAATTCCAAAACCATTGCATTGTCTTCCTTTGCGGCTTGCTGCTGACTATTTTTTGCTCGGTTATCAAAATAGAGAGTATCCAAACAAAGAAAAGCTTGAGGATCCTTCTCTTTATCACTATGCCATCTTTTCTGATAATGTACTAGCAACATCTGTGGTGGTTAATTCCACAGTGCTTCATGCAATAGATCCTGGAAAACATGTTTTCCATATAGTCACAGATAAATTGAACTTTGCAGCAATGAAAATGTGGTATCTTGTCAACCCCCCTGCAAAAGCAACAGTACATGTTCAGAATATTGATGATTTCAAGTGGTTGAATTCCTCGTACTGTTCTGTTCTACGTCAGCTTGAATCTGCCAGGGTTAAAGAATACTACTTCAAGGCAAATCATCCTTCCTCCCTCACTGCTGGGTCTGATAATCTCAAGTACAGGAATCCCAAATATTTGTCTATGCTGAATCATCTTAGATTCTACCTCCCTGAAGTTTATCCAAAGCTAGATAAGATCCTTTTTTTGGATGACGATATTGTGGTTCAGAAGGATTTGACGCCGCTTTGGTCTGTTGATCTGAAGGGGATGGTGAATGGTGCAGTGGAGACTTGTAAGGAGAGCTTTCATAGATTTGATAAATATCTCAATTTTTCTAATCCAAAGATCTTTGAGAATTTCAGCCCAAATGCTTGTGGTTGGGCATTTGGAATGAACATTTTTGACTTGAAGGAGTGGAGAAGACAAAATATCACCGGAATATATCATCATTGGCAAGATCTG AATGAGGATAGAACTCTTTGGAAGTTGGGAACATTGCCTCCAGGATTGATCACTTTCTATAATCTAACCTGTCCGTTGGATCGTCGCTGGCATGCCCTGGGACTTGGTTATGACCCAGCCCTTAACCAAACTGAGATTGAAGATGCAGGTGTAGTTCATTACAATGGAAATTACAAGCCTTGGTTGGATTTGGCTATCACCAAGTACAAGTCTTACTGGTCTAAATATGTAAAGTATGATAACCCTTATCTCCAACTTTGCAACGTTAGAGAATGA
- the LOC110622410 gene encoding calmodulin-binding protein 25 has product MASSDNLAFLFRPTFTDSWISEAYARDTQTLTKAFQQSLSNNIFSTSSFSISQTLSSDSFFNLLSSSQTPPSATPSASNVSGSDAETPAPKRQRNGIGIPSATSKVSKRKSRSSKRSQTTFITADPANFRQMVQQVTGVRFSNAQLSAVPVLKPEPQRPGNRSLEAGGCLPTLDTSAFLLDHHHQQQQQMDVVSGPINGSETVAFPESVVSGPGLDFDAYCSFPTLESWN; this is encoded by the coding sequence ATGGCATCATCCGATAATTTGGCCTTCCTCTTTAGACCCACTTTCACTGACTCATGGATTTCTGAAGCTTATGCTCGGGATACCCAAACTCTAACTAAAGCCTTCCAGCAATCCCTTTCCAATAATATTTTCTCTACTTCTTCCTTCTCCATCTCTCAAACCCTTTCTTCCGATTCCTTTTTCAACCTCCTTTCCAGCTCCCAAACACCACCGTCCGCGACTCCTAGCGCCTCTAACGTTTCAGGCTCTGACGCAGAAACACCGGCTCCCAAGCGTCAGCGGAACGGGATCGGAATCCCATCTGCTACTTCAAAAGTTTCGAAACGCAAGTCTCGTTCGTCTAAACGCTCTCAGACTACGTTCATAACAGCGGATCCGGCCAACTTTAGGCAGATGGTGCAACAGGTTACCGGTGTTAGATTCAGTAACGCCCAGTTATCTGCCGTTCCAGTACTGAAGCCGGAGCCACAGAGACCCGGTAACCGGTCGCTTGAGGCGGGCGGGTGTTTGCCTACCCTAGATACGTCGGCGTTTCTATTGGATCACCATCATCAACAGCAGCAACAAATGGATGTGGTTTCTGGGCCTATTAATGGGTCGGAGACGGTTGCTTTCCCAGAAAGCGTGGTCAGTGGGCCTGGGTTAGACTTTGATGCATATTGTAGCTTTCCTACATTAGAGTCGTGGAATTAG